The following are encoded in a window of Lacinutrix sp. WUR7 genomic DNA:
- a CDS encoding MotA/TolQ/ExbB proton channel family protein: MKFLTIQIADRFEEGGFFMMTLILICLLLSIFFLIKGFVDLKKNNAVSKKMLKLATDSSLLGLVIGFFASVFGLISAFDSLEAMGNADPAVFAGGLKVSLLTALFGLLTFIIARIGILLLRALQKE, translated from the coding sequence ATGAAATTTTTAACCATTCAAATTGCAGATCGTTTTGAAGAAGGAGGATTCTTTATGATGACCTTAATACTAATCTGTTTATTACTTTCTATTTTCTTTTTAATTAAAGGATTTGTGGATCTAAAGAAGAATAATGCTGTTTCCAAAAAGATGCTAAAACTAGCAACAGATAGTAGTCTTCTTGGATTGGTAATTGGCTTTTTTGCTTCTGTTTTCGGATTAATTTCGGCTTTCGATTCTTTAGAAGCAATGGGAAATGCAGATCCAGCGGTTTTTGCTGGAGGATTAAAAGTGTCTTTATTAACAGCGCTATTTGGGTTACTAACTTTTATTATTGCTAGAATTGGAATTCTTCTTTTAAGAGCATTGCAAAAAGAATAA
- a CDS encoding serine hydrolase, whose product MKKILILLLFIVVFNSSKAQNFKQLDQFLEVLHGNNKLMGSLSILKDGKSVYHNSLGYQSITSDEKTPNTIASKFRIGSVTKTFTAVMIFQFVDEGKIKLEEKLSNYFPEIPNASKITIANMLNHSSGLFNIPRDENFNEHNPITKNEMLDLIKSHAVDFQPNEKNEYSNTNYILLGYILESIEDENYKTILKKRITDKLQLKNTYYGDVIHPKNNEALSYYYEDDASLHEANQAHLSNPGGAGAMVSNTEDLVVFMDALFNNKLMSKKSFEKMTTIKDEYGSGIMSAEKGGQTIFAHNGSIDSFKSMVMYIPATKTAIAFTANALDFGLMPIMFNAMATMQEEALFIPNFNTIRLTEKELKQFEGVYSCEGLPFNLVFKSNGEALQGGPEGRDLKTLNATSENEFELDLGVVLKFNVKEQTLLFNQSGETPKKCFKKG is encoded by the coding sequence ATGAAAAAAATACTTATTCTACTTCTATTTATTGTAGTTTTTAATAGCTCTAAAGCGCAAAATTTCAAACAGTTAGATCAATTTTTAGAAGTCCTTCATGGAAATAATAAACTCATGGGAAGTTTATCGATTTTAAAAGACGGGAAATCCGTTTACCATAATTCGTTAGGGTATCAATCTATTACTTCAGATGAAAAAACACCAAATACCATCGCTTCTAAATTTAGAATTGGCTCGGTAACAAAGACATTTACAGCGGTTATGATTTTTCAATTTGTAGATGAAGGAAAAATAAAACTAGAGGAAAAACTGTCGAATTACTTTCCTGAAATTCCAAATGCTTCAAAAATTACAATTGCTAATATGCTAAATCATAGTAGCGGATTGTTTAATATTCCTAGAGATGAGAATTTTAACGAACATAACCCGATTACGAAAAACGAAATGCTAGATTTAATTAAATCACATGCTGTCGATTTTCAGCCAAACGAAAAAAATGAATACAGTAATACCAACTATATTTTGCTCGGATATATTTTAGAAAGTATCGAAGATGAGAACTATAAAACGATTCTAAAAAAACGAATTACAGATAAATTGCAATTGAAAAACACCTATTATGGCGATGTAATTCATCCGAAAAATAATGAGGCACTTTCTTATTATTACGAAGACGATGCTTCTTTGCACGAAGCAAATCAAGCACATTTAAGTAATCCAGGTGGTGCAGGAGCAATGGTTTCTAATACTGAGGATTTAGTGGTTTTTATGGACGCATTGTTTAATAATAAACTGATGTCCAAAAAGAGTTTTGAAAAGATGACGACTATTAAAGACGAATATGGAAGCGGTATTATGAGTGCAGAAAAAGGCGGACAAACCATTTTTGCACACAATGGATCCATTGATTCTTTTAAGTCCATGGTGATGTATATTCCTGCAACTAAAACCGCAATTGCTTTTACCGCGAATGCTTTAGATTTCGGATTAATGCCAATTATGTTTAATGCGATGGCAACTATGCAAGAGGAAGCATTATTTATTCCCAATTTCAATACTATTCGTTTAACAGAAAAGGAATTGAAACAATTCGAAGGTGTTTATTCTTGTGAAGGTTTACCATTTAATTTAGTATTTAAGTCCAATGGCGAAGCATTGCAAGGAGGTCCAGAAGGAAGAGATTTAAAAACTTTAAATGCAACTAGTGAAAATGAGTTTGAATTAGATTTAGGTGTGGTCTTAAAATTTAATGTAAAAGAACAAACCTTATTGTTTAATCAGTCTGGCGAAACACCAAAAAAATGCTTTAAAAAAGGATAG